A genomic window from Dehalococcoidia bacterium includes:
- a CDS encoding aldolase/citrate lyase family protein, which produces MRPNATKAKLLQDQAVYGWIIQTPSPSIVELAGLAGLDFVMLDCEHGPITAESLEDLCRAAEVVGVTPLVRVPANHPEAILRALDRGAAGIIVPHIRTAHDAQEAVRAARFAPEGERGFAGYIGARWTIGIQDANPFAFANREVLVSGMVEDKEGWQNLDSILRVPGLDAVHIGPGDLSQSLGYLGKTDHPTVQQAVEDIVTRARRAGKVVGLGGIRPRDLEALRRWHSLGVRFFTLSFAQMAVEAARDLLAQVRGKG; this is translated from the coding sequence GTGCGCCCCAACGCCACAAAAGCCAAACTCCTCCAAGACCAAGCCGTTTACGGGTGGATCATCCAGACCCCCTCGCCCTCCATCGTGGAACTGGCGGGCCTGGCGGGCCTGGACTTCGTCATGCTGGACTGTGAGCACGGCCCCATCACCGCGGAATCTCTGGAGGACCTGTGCCGCGCCGCCGAGGTGGTGGGGGTTACCCCCCTGGTGCGCGTCCCCGCCAACCACCCCGAGGCCATCTTGCGGGCATTGGACAGGGGAGCGGCGGGAATCATTGTCCCCCACATCCGCACCGCACACGACGCCCAGGAGGCAGTGCGCGCCGCCCGTTTCGCCCCCGAAGGGGAGCGGGGCTTCGCCGGCTACATCGGCGCCCGTTGGACAATTGGTATCCAAGATGCCAACCCCTTCGCCTTCGCCAACCGGGAGGTGCTGGTCTCGGGCATGGTGGAGGACAAAGAGGGCTGGCAGAACCTGGACAGCATCCTGAGGGTGCCGGGGCTGGACGCTGTCCATATCGGCCCGGGCGATTTGTCCCAGTCATTGGGATACCTGGGCAAGACAGACCATCCCACAGTCCAACAGGCTGTGGAAGACATCGTCACCCGTGCTCGGCGGGCGGGGAAGGTGGTGGGCTTGGGGGGCATACGCCCCCGCGACCTCGAGGCCCTGCGCCGCTGGCACAGCTTGGGCGTGCGCTTCTTCACCCTCTCCTTCGCCCAGATGGCTGTGGAAGCAGCCCGCGACTTGCTGGCCCAGGTGCGCGGCAAGGGCTAA
- the modA gene encoding molybdate ABC transporter substrate-binding protein has product MVKRGYLLLGALAFLVWVSGACQRSEGDIPSALTVAAAADLTFAFREMGQRFQEQTGIPVTFTFGSSGQLAHQIEYGAPVDVFASADMALVEDLVRKGLAYADTLALYARGRIGVWARPDSPLELGGLEDLARPEIRRIAIANPQHAPYGVAARQALQSVGLWDALRPKLVLGENVRQALQYAETGNADVAIVALALAVRTPGKWYLIPEEVHAPIEQGIVVVKGTRQEAQARRFVQFVLGAEGRAILQRYGFVVPHASP; this is encoded by the coding sequence ATGGTCAAGAGAGGTTATCTGCTCCTGGGTGCTCTGGCCTTCTTGGTGTGGGTGAGTGGGGCGTGCCAGCGCAGTGAGGGGGACATCCCTTCGGCCCTGACGGTGGCAGCAGCGGCGGACCTGACCTTCGCCTTCCGCGAGATGGGGCAACGCTTTCAGGAGCAGACGGGCATCCCCGTTACCTTCACCTTTGGCTCCTCGGGGCAGTTGGCTCACCAGATTGAATACGGCGCCCCTGTGGATGTGTTCGCTTCAGCCGATATGGCTCTGGTGGAGGACCTGGTGCGCAAGGGCTTGGCCTATGCCGACACTCTCGCCCTCTATGCGCGGGGGCGCATCGGGGTGTGGGCTCGCCCTGATAGCCCCCTGGAGTTGGGGGGGCTGGAGGACTTGGCCCGCCCCGAAATCCGTCGCATCGCCATCGCTAACCCCCAGCATGCCCCCTATGGCGTGGCAGCCCGCCAGGCTCTCCAGAGCGTTGGCCTTTGGGATGCTCTGCGTCCCAAACTGGTGCTGGGGGAGAATGTGCGCCAAGCCCTCCAGTATGCCGAGACAGGCAATGCGGATGTGGCCATCGTCGCCTTGGCCCTGGCGGTGCGCACACCGGGCAAGTGGTACCTGATCCCCGAAGAGGTGCACGCCCCCATAGAGCAAGGGATTGTGGTGGTCAAGGGGACGCGCCAGGAGGCTCAGGCGCGGCGCTTCGTGCAGTTCGTGCTGGGGGCCGAGGGGCGCGCCATTCTCCAGCGCTACGGATTCGTGGTTCCCCACGCCAGCCCCTAG
- a CDS encoding CoA transferase → MPKALHTVGGAPMLDMALSDVKVLDFTHAIAGPYCTKLLADFGADVIKVERPDGGDPARRWGPFPNDDPHPEKSGLFLLLNTNKRSITLNLKTEAGKKIARQLVEWADIIVESFRPGTMAKFGLDYPTLHAHKPTLVYTSISNFGQTGPYRDYLASEIIIYGMGGELYSTGLDFREPVKMYGTICQFLAGNIAALATLGAVFAARHQSLGQHVDISLMETQLGSQDRRMPALVAYQYTGEVSGRIPLGQAGYPIGIYPCKDGYFEIMSGLGRFRQAVEMLGNPDWLRDPKWYAPTAQQDPALKEEFESHFFPWLMEHTMAELWELAQRHRVLSAPVNTVADVVNDPVFNQRGAFVEVEHPVAGKVKMPARPFIMSETPWQLRRPAPLLGQHNEEVLCGMLGYSKEDLVKLREQNVI, encoded by the coding sequence ATGCCCAAAGCCCTGCACACGGTGGGAGGTGCCCCCATGCTGGACATGGCCCTGTCCGATGTGAAAGTGCTGGACTTCACCCACGCCATCGCCGGCCCCTACTGCACCAAACTCCTGGCCGACTTTGGGGCCGATGTCATCAAGGTAGAACGCCCCGATGGGGGGGATCCCGCCCGCCGCTGGGGCCCCTTCCCCAACGACGACCCCCACCCCGAGAAGAGCGGTCTGTTCCTCCTCCTGAACACCAACAAGCGCTCCATCACCCTCAACCTCAAAACCGAGGCCGGCAAGAAAATCGCCCGCCAACTGGTGGAATGGGCCGACATCATTGTGGAGAGTTTTCGGCCGGGCACGATGGCCAAGTTCGGCTTGGACTACCCCACCCTCCATGCCCACAAGCCCACCCTCGTCTACACCTCCATCTCCAACTTTGGGCAGACCGGCCCGTACCGGGACTACCTGGCGTCCGAGATCATCATTTACGGCATGGGCGGGGAACTGTATAGCACCGGCCTGGACTTCCGTGAGCCGGTCAAGATGTACGGCACCATTTGCCAGTTCCTGGCCGGCAACATCGCCGCCCTGGCCACCCTGGGGGCCGTGTTCGCCGCCCGTCACCAGTCCCTGGGCCAGCATGTGGACATCTCCCTCATGGAGACCCAACTGGGCAGTCAAGACCGGCGCATGCCAGCCCTGGTGGCCTACCAATACACGGGCGAAGTCAGTGGGCGCATCCCCCTGGGGCAAGCGGGCTATCCCATCGGCATCTACCCCTGTAAGGACGGCTACTTTGAGATCATGAGCGGGCTGGGACGCTTCCGCCAGGCGGTGGAGATGCTGGGCAACCCCGACTGGCTCCGCGACCCCAAATGGTATGCCCCCACCGCCCAGCAAGACCCCGCCCTCAAGGAGGAGTTTGAGAGCCACTTCTTCCCCTGGCTGATGGAGCACACGATGGCCGAACTGTGGGAACTGGCCCAACGCCACCGCGTCCTCTCTGCCCCTGTCAACACCGTGGCCGATGTGGTCAACGACCCCGTGTTCAATCAGCGGGGGGCCTTTGTGGAGGTAGAGCATCCCGTGGCCGGCAAGGTGAAAATGCCCGCCCGCCCCTTCATCATGAGCGAGACCCCCTGGCAGTTGCGCCGCCCGGCCCCCCTGTTGGGGCAACACAACGAGGAGGTGCTCTGCGGAATGCTGGGTTACAGCAAAGAGGACCTGGTCAAACTTCGGGAACAGAATGTGATCTAG
- a CDS encoding acetoin utilization protein AcuC, whose translation MSTAAFVYAPVLTQYVLRQDHPLVPRRLRLVYELLEAYGVFQHPHARLVPPRMATPEELLWFHTPDYVEAVQSLSGGETRINPLRYNFSQEGDNPVFPGMFEASAWAVGASLVAADLVAQGSVGAAVNFAGGLHHAMPNYASGFCIFNDVVIAIQSLLRRGLKVAYIDIDAHHGDGVQFAFYDTDQVLTISLHESGEYLFPGTGFVHEIGVGKGRGYAVNVPLAPYTDDETYLWAFREVVPPLINAFCPDVLATQLGIDTHRDTPITHMKMTVQGFIAVVRDLQALARGRWLAFGGGGYDLSAVARGWAWAYAVMVGMDLPDTIPASFQERYGIRRLQDDPQPLDETQRRLVRRYAEASVAEVKRLVFPLHGLSALA comes from the coding sequence ATGAGCACCGCAGCCTTTGTGTATGCCCCTGTCCTCACCCAATACGTCCTGCGCCAGGACCACCCCCTCGTGCCTCGCCGCCTGCGCCTGGTCTACGAACTGTTAGAAGCCTACGGCGTATTCCAGCATCCCCACGCCCGCCTTGTTCCCCCGCGTATGGCCACTCCAGAGGAGCTCCTGTGGTTCCACACCCCCGATTATGTAGAGGCCGTGCAAAGCCTCAGTGGTGGTGAAACCCGCATCAATCCCCTTCGCTACAACTTCTCCCAGGAGGGGGATAACCCCGTGTTCCCCGGGATGTTTGAGGCCAGCGCCTGGGCAGTGGGAGCCTCCTTGGTGGCCGCCGACCTGGTGGCCCAGGGGAGCGTAGGGGCGGCGGTAAACTTCGCAGGGGGCCTGCACCACGCCATGCCCAACTACGCCTCGGGCTTCTGCATCTTCAACGACGTCGTTATTGCTATCCAGTCCTTGCTTCGCAGGGGGTTGAAGGTGGCCTACATCGACATTGACGCCCACCACGGGGATGGGGTGCAGTTCGCCTTCTATGACACCGACCAGGTGCTCACCATCTCCCTGCACGAATCCGGGGAGTACCTGTTCCCCGGCACGGGCTTTGTCCACGAAATCGGGGTGGGCAAAGGGCGAGGCTATGCAGTGAATGTTCCCCTCGCCCCGTATACCGACGATGAGACCTATCTGTGGGCCTTTCGGGAGGTAGTGCCCCCCCTCATTAACGCCTTTTGCCCCGATGTGCTGGCCACCCAACTGGGCATTGATACCCATCGGGACACACCCATTACCCACATGAAGATGACCGTGCAAGGGTTCATTGCCGTGGTGCGCGACTTGCAGGCGCTGGCTCGGGGGCGGTGGCTCGCCTTTGGGGGCGGGGGCTATGATCTGAGCGCCGTGGCGCGGGGATGGGCGTGGGCGTATGCCGTGATGGTGGGGATGGACCTCCCCGATACCATCCCGGCGTCCTTCCAAGAACGCTACGGGATCCGGCGTTTGCAGGATGACCCCCAGCCCCTGGACGAGACCCAACGCCGTCTGGTGCGCAGGTATGCCGAAGCGTCGGTGGCAGAGGTGAAGCGCCTGGTCTTCCCTCTGCACGGGCTGTCCGCCCTGGCGTGA
- a CDS encoding glycerol-3-phosphate acyltransferase — protein sequence METWLALLAAYLWGGFPTAYVAARWKAGIDLRRVGSGNIGASNVARAVGARLGFLVGVFDALGKGTLPLLLCKVVGLSVPQQMGVGLALVAGHNWSPYLRFTGGRGVATSLGVLIGAPLPGVPWELLGFAVAMGPGWLVFRSTALWIGIGFLSLPVWGALVPGRPHFWLTVGLLGLVALKRLLANWERPDGRYPWYKVFVWRILYDRDVPTHVPWQERGIPPAR from the coding sequence ATGGAGACTTGGCTGGCTCTCCTAGCGGCTTACCTGTGGGGCGGGTTCCCCACCGCCTACGTGGCCGCCCGCTGGAAAGCGGGGATAGACCTGCGACGCGTCGGCTCGGGGAATATTGGAGCATCCAATGTGGCCCGAGCGGTGGGGGCACGGTTGGGGTTTCTGGTGGGGGTCTTTGACGCTTTGGGAAAGGGCACCCTCCCCCTCCTGTTATGTAAAGTTGTGGGCCTCTCTGTGCCCCAACAAATGGGCGTGGGATTGGCATTGGTGGCCGGTCACAACTGGTCGCCCTACCTGCGTTTCACGGGGGGGCGGGGCGTAGCCACCTCCCTAGGGGTGCTAATCGGCGCACCCCTCCCGGGAGTGCCCTGGGAACTGCTGGGGTTCGCCGTGGCCATGGGGCCGGGGTGGCTGGTGTTTCGCTCCACCGCTTTGTGGATAGGGATCGGCTTCCTCTCCCTTCCTGTGTGGGGTGCACTGGTCCCCGGGCGTCCTCATTTCTGGCTGACTGTCGGCCTGTTGGGTTTGGTGGCCCTGAAGCGCCTCTTGGCCAACTGGGAGCGCCCCGACGGGCGCTACCCCTGGTATAAGGTGTTCGTCTGGCGCATCCTGTACGACAGGGATGTGCCCACCCACGTGCCCTGGCAGGAGAGGGGCATCCCCCCCGCCCGCTAG
- a CDS encoding PAC2 family protein produces the protein MESLIVHTMPRLTHPVLITAFAGWPDAQEGATYAVRYLVRHLGATACASIDPEEFYDFQRVRPVVYLNERGERVIHWPSNDFYAWQGEGAPFGLLLFVGIEPHLRWKTFTRTILSLAHQVGVERVVMLGSLLDAVPHTREVRITGTANRPDLRRTLERLGVFSSRYQGPTGIGTALSEACTQAHLPFCSLWAHSPHYLQTSPNPKSSLALLSRLERLLGVTFPLGALRGMVVAFEAEVGKAIAGNAEMLAHLRRLEEAHDLLAERPPERQEELPAPEEMVRELEEFLRQQGRGNGGSELPGRGTPSGSGS, from the coding sequence GTGGAGAGCCTGATCGTGCATACCATGCCCCGCCTGACCCATCCGGTGCTGATCACGGCCTTTGCCGGTTGGCCGGATGCCCAGGAGGGTGCGACCTATGCCGTGCGCTACCTGGTGCGCCATTTGGGGGCCACGGCTTGCGCGAGTATTGACCCCGAGGAGTTCTACGACTTCCAACGGGTGCGCCCCGTCGTCTATTTGAACGAGCGGGGGGAGCGGGTCATCCATTGGCCCAGCAACGACTTCTACGCCTGGCAAGGGGAGGGTGCACCTTTCGGTCTCTTGCTGTTCGTGGGCATTGAACCCCACCTGCGGTGGAAGACCTTCACCCGCACCATTCTGAGCTTGGCGCACCAGGTGGGGGTGGAGCGGGTGGTGATGTTGGGAAGCCTTCTGGACGCTGTGCCCCACACGCGGGAGGTGCGCATCACCGGCACGGCCAATCGCCCCGACCTGCGCCGAACGCTGGAAAGGTTGGGGGTGTTCAGTTCCCGCTATCAAGGGCCGACCGGCATTGGCACCGCCCTCAGCGAGGCGTGCACTCAAGCCCACCTCCCCTTCTGCTCCTTGTGGGCCCATTCGCCCCACTACCTGCAGACCTCTCCCAATCCCAAGTCCAGCCTCGCCCTGCTAAGCCGTTTAGAGCGTCTGTTGGGAGTAACTTTCCCCCTGGGTGCCTTGCGGGGGATGGTTGTGGCCTTTGAGGCCGAGGTGGGCAAGGCCATCGCCGGCAACGCTGAGATGCTGGCTCACCTGCGGCGGCTGGAAGAGGCGCATGATTTGCTGGCGGAACGGCCCCCCGAACGCCAAGAGGAACTCCCCGCGCCGGAGGAGATGGTCAGGGAGTTGGAGGAGTTCCTGCGTCAGCAGGGGCGGGGCAACGGAGGGTCGGAATTGCCCGGTCGGGGCACACCGTCGGGAAGTGGGTCATAG
- a CDS encoding TIGR03617 family F420-dependent LLM class oxidoreductase has protein sequence MKVYAPLRGRTLAEVPAEARRAEHLGYDGVTLSELTTDPFLTATLAAEHTQQARVGTAIAVAFPRSPMVVAYEAWNLQAFSQGRFELGLGTQVKGHNERRFSVAWSAPGPRIREYVQALRAIWDCWQNGTPLNFRGQHYTFTLMTPEFNPGPIAHPRIPVYLAAVNPYMARLAAEVADGVLLHGFMTWKYIAEVALPAIEAGARKAGKSLKDVEISGGGFIVTGATEEEVLQNLEVTRRRIAFYASTRTYKAVMDLHGWGDVTLRLHDLTLQGRWKEIASLITDQMVDAFCVVGTYDSIFPRLKEKYAGHATRIALPLPTTSGPGDNALRQLLAALKTV, from the coding sequence ATGAAAGTCTACGCCCCCCTGCGCGGGCGCACCTTGGCTGAGGTGCCCGCCGAAGCCCGCCGTGCCGAACACCTGGGCTACGACGGCGTCACCCTCAGCGAACTGACCACTGATCCCTTCCTCACCGCCACTTTAGCGGCCGAACATACCCAGCAGGCCCGCGTGGGCACCGCTATTGCCGTGGCCTTTCCCCGCTCGCCCATGGTCGTCGCCTACGAGGCGTGGAACCTACAGGCCTTCTCCCAGGGGCGCTTTGAACTGGGGCTGGGCACTCAGGTCAAGGGCCACAACGAACGGCGCTTCAGCGTGGCGTGGAGTGCTCCCGGCCCCCGTATTCGCGAATATGTGCAGGCCCTGCGCGCCATCTGGGACTGCTGGCAGAACGGCACTCCCCTCAACTTCCGCGGCCAGCATTACACCTTCACCCTCATGACCCCCGAGTTCAATCCTGGCCCCATCGCTCACCCCCGCATCCCCGTCTACCTGGCCGCCGTCAACCCTTATATGGCGCGCCTAGCTGCCGAAGTAGCCGACGGCGTCCTGTTGCACGGCTTCATGACCTGGAAGTACATCGCTGAAGTCGCCTTGCCCGCCATTGAAGCAGGAGCCCGCAAGGCTGGCAAGTCTTTGAAAGATGTGGAGATCTCCGGCGGGGGGTTCATCGTTACGGGCGCTACCGAAGAGGAGGTGTTGCAGAACCTGGAGGTTACGCGTCGGCGCATCGCCTTCTACGCCTCCACCCGCACCTACAAGGCCGTCATGGACTTACACGGCTGGGGGGATGTTACCCTCCGCCTCCACGACCTTACCCTGCAGGGCCGATGGAAGGAGATTGCCTCCTTAATAACCGACCAGATGGTAGACGCCTTCTGCGTGGTGGGCACTTACGACAGCATTTTCCCCCGCCTGAAGGAGAAGTACGCGGGGCACGCCACCCGCATCGCCCTCCCCCTTCCCACGACGTCAGGCCCCGGCGACAATGCCCTTCGCCAACTGCTCGCAGCCCTGAAAACCGTATAA
- a CDS encoding CoA synthetase: MPIPRYTVEELMACVIAREVRDGETCATGMASPLPAAGLLLAQAIYAPRARIIILEHPDPRFNPFPDASGIHFLAQRGKLDLFFLSGIQIDRFGNFNLHVIGDYYQPRVRMPGAYGSGMLYYMAKRVILFRTEHTRRTFVERVDFISGAGSTPPTVYRPGGPYKCVTPMAVLRFRKDPPGWELESVHPGHTVEEVQANTGFPLELAADFRTTPEPTQQELRALRTTVRERLAPAYPQFAQEKIVAG, from the coding sequence ATGCCCATACCCCGCTATACCGTGGAGGAACTGATGGCCTGTGTAATCGCCCGGGAGGTGCGCGATGGAGAGACCTGTGCCACGGGCATGGCCTCACCTCTGCCGGCGGCGGGGCTTCTCTTGGCCCAGGCTATCTACGCCCCCCGCGCCAGGATCATTATCTTGGAGCACCCCGATCCCCGTTTCAACCCCTTCCCCGATGCCAGCGGGATTCACTTCCTGGCCCAACGGGGCAAACTCGACCTCTTCTTCCTCAGCGGCATCCAGATTGACCGCTTTGGCAATTTCAATCTGCACGTTATCGGCGACTACTACCAGCCGCGGGTGCGCATGCCAGGGGCCTACGGCTCAGGAATGCTGTATTACATGGCCAAGCGGGTGATCCTGTTCCGCACCGAACATACCCGCCGCACCTTCGTGGAGCGGGTGGATTTCATCTCGGGAGCGGGGAGCACGCCCCCAACCGTCTACCGCCCCGGCGGCCCGTATAAATGCGTAACGCCGATGGCTGTGCTCCGCTTCCGCAAAGACCCGCCGGGCTGGGAACTGGAATCCGTCCACCCTGGCCACACTGTTGAGGAGGTGCAGGCCAACACGGGCTTCCCTCTGGAACTGGCTGCGGACTTCCGCACCACCCCCGAGCCCACCCAGCAAGAACTCCGCGCCTTGCGCACAACGGTGCGGGAGCGCCTGGCCCCCGCCTATCCCCAGTTCGCCCAGGAGAAAATCGTAGCGGGGTAA
- a CDS encoding MBL fold metallo-hydrolase — translation MRLRFLGAHQSEAGPHRPMSILVDTTLALDAGGLTGALTLPEQARLQALLLTHRHYDHIRDIPLLGLNILERGAPLFIYGLPDTLEHLRRYLLDGTLYVDFSRRPSPEAPLVRLVPVEPLHPFSLQGYQVRAVPVPHSVPSVGWELTTPEGKVVFYTGDCGPQVSTAWEHTRPDLLVIETTMPDRLLGRATAAGHLTPSTMAQAVEALLRRRDTPLRLVVAHINPGVRDEVIREVHQRLGPLGITFHIGVEGWQTEV, via the coding sequence ATGCGCCTCCGCTTCCTGGGTGCCCATCAGAGCGAAGCTGGCCCCCACCGCCCCATGTCCATTTTGGTGGACACCACCCTGGCCCTAGACGCAGGCGGTTTGACGGGTGCCCTGACCCTGCCCGAGCAGGCTCGCCTGCAGGCCCTCCTCCTGACCCACCGCCACTACGACCACATCCGCGACATCCCTCTGCTGGGGCTCAACATTCTGGAGCGGGGCGCTCCCCTGTTCATCTATGGTTTGCCCGACACCTTAGAGCACCTACGCCGCTACCTCTTGGACGGCACCCTCTACGTGGACTTCTCCCGCCGTCCCTCACCCGAGGCTCCCCTTGTGCGTCTGGTGCCGGTGGAACCTCTGCACCCCTTTTCCCTGCAGGGCTACCAGGTGCGAGCGGTGCCCGTGCCCCACAGTGTCCCCAGCGTGGGGTGGGAGCTCACCACACCCGAGGGCAAGGTCGTGTTCTACACGGGCGACTGCGGCCCCCAGGTATCCACCGCTTGGGAGCACACTCGCCCCGACCTGCTGGTCATCGAGACCACCATGCCCGACCGCCTGCTGGGGCGGGCTACGGCCGCAGGCCACCTGACCCCCTCCACCATGGCCCAAGCGGTGGAGGCCCTCCTGCGCCGACGGGATACGCCCCTGCGCCTGGTCGTCGCCCACATCAACCCCGGGGTCAGGGACGAAGTGATCCGTGAGGTGCACCAGCGCTTGGGGCCGTTGGGTATCACCTTCCATATCGGTGTGGAGGGGTGGCAGACGGAGGTATGA
- a CDS encoding protein-L-isoaspartate(D-aspartate) O-methyltransferase — MEHTGDLEEAKERLFALLRRERQAEGLDERVIQAMERVPRERFVPPALRHLAYEDIPLPIGWGQTISQPFIVCLMTSALDLQPTDKVLEIGTGSGYQAAVLAELVPRGKVITVERVPHLLHSARAILEALGYGNRVEVRPAGEVLGCPEEAPFHAILVTAGAPTLPRVLLEQLAIGGRMVIPIGSRYEQDLMRVVRTREGYSLRTLGACRFVPLIGKGAWEEDDQITETPHL, encoded by the coding sequence ATGGAGCACACCGGCGACCTGGAGGAGGCCAAGGAGCGCCTTTTCGCCTTATTACGCCGGGAGCGCCAAGCCGAGGGGCTGGATGAACGGGTGATTCAGGCCATGGAGCGGGTGCCCCGGGAGCGTTTCGTGCCCCCCGCCTTGCGCCACTTGGCGTATGAAGACATACCCCTGCCCATCGGCTGGGGCCAAACTATCTCCCAACCCTTTATCGTCTGCCTGATGACCTCCGCCCTGGACTTGCAGCCCACCGACAAGGTGCTGGAAATCGGCACAGGAAGTGGCTACCAGGCTGCCGTTCTGGCTGAACTGGTGCCGCGGGGCAAGGTGATTACAGTGGAACGGGTTCCTCACCTTTTGCACTCAGCACGGGCGATTCTGGAGGCCTTGGGCTATGGCAACCGCGTGGAGGTGCGCCCGGCGGGGGAGGTGCTCGGCTGCCCCGAGGAGGCCCCCTTCCACGCCATCCTCGTGACCGCAGGAGCACCCACTTTGCCGCGGGTGCTCCTGGAACAACTGGCCATCGGCGGCCGCATGGTCATCCCCATCGGCTCACGCTACGAACAGGATTTGATGCGGGTCGTTCGCACACGGGAGGGCTACTCCCTGCGCACTTTGGGGGCGTGTCGCTTCGTGCCCCTGATCGGCAAGGGCGCCTGGGAAGAGGACGACCAAATCACTGAAACACCTCACCTGTAA
- a CDS encoding Mut7-C RNAse domain-containing protein: MNGAFVEGGSPLLLADVNVGRLAKWLRALGYDVLNAPHIHDQDLLALAHAQGRILLTRDRHLPQAPPVRRGLVRVLLVHSEHLDQQVQEVLTWPGLGPPRPFTRCIRCNTPLVAASPAEVHTHAPPYVQRTQREFRRCPSCGRLYWRGSHWRQMEHRLHALLHSVAPVQERL; this comes from the coding sequence ATGAACGGGGCTTTTGTTGAGGGGGGGTCCCCACTTCTGTTGGCGGATGTCAATGTGGGGCGTTTGGCCAAGTGGCTGCGGGCCCTGGGCTACGATGTCCTCAACGCCCCCCACATCCACGACCAGGATCTCCTGGCCCTGGCCCACGCACAAGGGCGTATCCTGCTGACCCGCGACCGTCATCTGCCCCAGGCCCCCCCTGTGCGACGGGGCCTCGTGCGCGTTCTGCTCGTGCACAGCGAGCATCTGGACCAGCAGGTACAAGAGGTTCTCACCTGGCCAGGGTTAGGCCCCCCTCGTCCCTTTACCCGGTGCATCCGGTGCAACACCCCCCTGGTTGCCGCCAGCCCCGCGGAGGTGCACACCCACGCTCCCCCGTATGTGCAACGCACCCAGCGCGAGTTCCGCCGGTGCCCCTCCTGTGGGCGTCTCTATTGGCGAGGAAGCCACTGGCGTCAGATGGAACACCGCCTGCACGCCCTCCTGCATTCCGTAGCCCCTGTTCAGGAGCGTCTATGA
- a CDS encoding magnesium transporter CorA family protein, with translation MTTTSLARVEVQSITWKGLTWLNVERPTMAEMEYLRARFNFHPLALDDCLSRVQLPKVDEFDDHIFLVVHFPLFNKQMRLTLPSQVAIFAGAHYVVTVHRGELKPLVKLFTDCQQSEAVRDELMARSSGYLLYRILDVLVDYCFPILGKIMDQVDEVEEHLFERGTRQVAERLSYIRRDIIAFRRIIRPQIGVMELLERREYPFLKVDPDVYFGDLADHTRRIWAELEELREVTQGLNETLFTLSNQLTNDALRILTVIFTALLPITIIGTLYGMNLQLPIAEHPQAFWITTGAGILLGVVLWWWFRLNKWV, from the coding sequence TTGACCACCACGAGCCTGGCGCGTGTTGAGGTCCAGTCCATTACCTGGAAGGGCCTCACCTGGCTGAATGTGGAACGGCCAACTATGGCCGAAATGGAATACCTGCGCGCCCGCTTCAACTTCCACCCCCTCGCCCTGGACGACTGCCTCTCCCGGGTCCAGTTGCCCAAAGTGGACGAGTTCGACGACCATATCTTCCTGGTGGTGCACTTCCCCCTGTTCAACAAGCAGATGCGCCTCACCCTGCCCAGCCAGGTGGCCATCTTCGCCGGGGCCCACTATGTGGTTACCGTCCACCGGGGGGAACTGAAACCCCTGGTGAAACTGTTCACCGACTGCCAGCAGAGTGAAGCGGTGCGGGACGAACTGATGGCCCGCTCCTCGGGCTACCTGCTGTATCGCATTTTGGATGTGTTGGTGGACTACTGCTTCCCCATCCTGGGCAAGATTATGGACCAGGTGGACGAGGTGGAGGAGCACCTGTTCGAGCGAGGCACCCGCCAAGTGGCCGAGCGCCTGTCCTATATCCGGCGGGATATTATCGCCTTTCGCCGCATCATTCGCCCCCAAATCGGAGTGATGGAACTGTTGGAGCGGCGAGAATATCCCTTCTTGAAGGTGGACCCCGATGTCTACTTCGGCGACTTGGCCGACCACACCCGCCGTATCTGGGCTGAACTGGAGGAACTGCGGGAGGTAACGCAAGGGCTCAACGAGACCCTTTTCACCCTCTCCAACCAACTTACCAACGACGCCCTGCGCATCCTCACCGTCATCTTCACGGCTTTGCTTCCCATCACCATCATTGGCACCCTCTACGGCATGAACTTGCAGTTGCCCATCGCCGAACACCCCCAGGCCTTTTGGATCACCACGGGGGCGGGCATCCTTCTGGGAGTGGTCTTGTGGTGGTGGTTCCGTCTCAACAAGTGGGTGTAG